From a single Bacteroidales bacterium genomic region:
- a CDS encoding helix-turn-helix transcriptional regulator, whose translation LELLLNYSERFYHRQFITRKAVNNDILTRMEHLLNNYFDKEKGLEEGLPTVQFLADQLNVTPGYLSDLLRNLTGLNAQQHIHEKLIEKAKEYLTTGNLSVAEIAYHLGFEHPQSFSKIFRKKTSLSPREYKQSLN comes from the coding sequence CTGGAACTGTTGCTCAATTACAGTGAACGGTTTTACCATCGTCAGTTTATCACGCGTAAGGCTGTAAATAACGATATCCTTACCCGTATGGAACACCTCCTGAATAACTATTTCGATAAGGAAAAAGGATTGGAGGAAGGATTGCCTACGGTACAATTTCTGGCTGATCAACTGAATGTCACACCCGGCTATCTCAGCGACCTGCTGCGTAACCTCACCGGACTGAATGCCCAGCAGCATATCCATGAAAAACTGATTGAAAAGGCAAAAGAATACCTGACTACAGGGAACCTGTCTGTTGCAGAAATAGCTTATCACCTGGGATTTGAGCATCCTCAATCGTTCAGTAAGATATTCCGTAAGAAAACCAGCCTCAGTCCCCGGGAATATAAACAATCTCTTAACTAA
- a CDS encoding NAD(P)H-binding protein: protein MKIAVVGATGLTGGAVTELALSKGYEVVAVARNPRKIHPAERLTAVEGNVMDATSLVAAFKGVDAVISCFGPTGGRNPVTLMSEGTANITAACAKADVRKLVMMSGILQSDGKELSLINRFLIKIIRLFYYRIYRDKIIAEKTLQNSGLDWVIVRPAGLSKTQGDGDYRAGYKARISPFKPLSYMDCAAFLLRTITKKEWNKKIIHVGKL, encoded by the coding sequence ATGAAAATAGCAGTTGTAGGTGCAACAGGCCTCACTGGAGGTGCTGTTACAGAACTTGCTTTGAGTAAAGGATATGAAGTTGTTGCCGTTGCAAGAAATCCCCGGAAAATACATCCGGCAGAACGCCTGACGGCCGTCGAAGGGAATGTGATGGATGCCACATCGCTTGTTGCCGCCTTTAAAGGAGTCGATGCTGTGATCAGTTGTTTTGGACCTACCGGTGGCCGGAATCCGGTTACACTCATGTCTGAAGGAACAGCAAATATCACGGCAGCCTGTGCCAAAGCAGATGTGAGGAAGCTGGTGATGATGAGCGGCATTCTTCAAAGTGACGGCAAAGAGCTTTCCCTTATTAACCGCTTTCTTATAAAGATCATACGGCTGTTTTATTATCGGATTTACAGGGATAAGATCATTGCTGAAAAGACGCTGCAAAACAGTGGGCTTGACTGGGTGATTGTAAGGCCGGCAGGACTGAGTAAAACGCAAGGGGATGGAGATTATAGAGCTGGTTACAAAGCACGGATATCCCCTTTTAAACCTTTGTCTTATATGGATTGTGCAGCTTTTCTGTTACGGACCATAACGAAAAAAGAGTGGAATAAAAAGATCATTCATGTAGGAAAATTATAA